The Pseudomonas cucumis sequence GCAGTCACCGAAGGCGCGCAGTTGGTCGTTATCCGCCTCGACACCCCCGGCGGGCTGGACACTTCGATGCGCTTGATCATCAAGGCGATTCTGGCCAGCCCCTTGCCAGTGGCCAGTTTCGTCGCCCCCAGTGGCGCACGCGCGGCCAGCGCCGGCACCTATATCCTATATGCCAGCCACATTGCCGCCATGACCCCGGGCACCAATCTGGGCGCCGCTACGCCGGTGCAGATCGGCGGTCTGCCCGGGACCGCGCCCGAATCGCCGGACCCACCCACCACCGACAAAAATTCTCCGCGGGAGCAGCAGGACACCTTGACTCGCAAACAGATCAACGATGCGGCGGCTTACATCCGTGGCCTTGCGCAACTACGCGGACGCAATGCCGACTGGGCCGAACAAGCTGTACGGGAATCGCTCAGCCTGTCGGCCCACGAAGCGCTCAAACTCAAGGTGGTCGATTATGTGGCCAATGACGTGGCAGACCTGCTCAAGCAACTGGACGGCAAGAGCCTAAATGTTGCCGGTCAAACGTTGAGGCTGAGCACCGCCGGGGCTGCGCTCATCGACCGTCCGCCTGATTGGCGCACACAACTGCTGGCGGTGATCACCAACCCCAGCGTGGCGTTGCTGCTGATCATGTTCGGGGTCTATGGCTTGATATTCGAGTTCATGAACCCTGGGTCGGGCGTTGGTGGGGTGCTAGGTGGCATCTGCCTGTTGCTGGGGCTGTATGCCCTGCAACTGTTGCCCGTGAATTACGCCGGGGTCGGACTGATTCTGCTAGGGATCGCCTTCATGATCGCCGAGGCGTTTCTACCGAGTTTCGGTGTAATCGGCTTCGGTGGGGTGGTTGCTTTTGTAGTCGGCGCAGTGATTTTGATAGACACCGATGTACCGGGCTTCGGCATTCCGTTGACGCTGATCATCGGCATGGCACTGATCAGTGCCCTGTTGCTGATGACTCTGGTCGGCATGGCGCTCAAGGCCAGACGCCGTGCTCTGGTCAGCGGCGATGCAGGCTTGGTCGGCAGCCTGGCGACGGTGACGGGGCTGCTGCCGGGTCTGCCCATGAGCGGCTGGGTGCAACTGCAGGGCGAAAAATGGCAGGTTCAGAGCAACTTGCCCCTGCACTTGGGCCAACAGGTCCGAGTGGTGGCGCGCACCGGGGTGATGCTGGATGTCATTGCGCTGGATGAAACGCCACCGCGAGAAGGTTAATTCAAGTCCCTCAAAGCGGGCTTTGGCGTGCTGCCAGCCCTGCGCTGCATCCGCCAAGGGCGGCGGAACCTTCTCATACCTGACAAGGGTCACAAGCAAATAGCAGATCGAATTTTGTCTTCACTCCCGTGGAGCTCACATGGAAAAGCCACTCGAGAAGTACCGTGACATGAGAGACTTCGAAGAAAGTCCCGAACCCCCCGGTATTGCCAAACCTGCGAGAGGCAAACGCAAGGGCCAAGCGCACGCGCTACAGTATTGCATTCAAAAGCATGACGCCTCACACCTGCATTATGACTTTCGCCTGGAACTCGATGGCGTGCTGAAAAGTTGGGCCGTGCCCAAGGGGCCATCGCTGGACCCCAAGGTCAAGCGCCTGGCCATCCACGTCGAAGACCATCCGCTGGATTACGCCACGTTCGAGGGCACCATTCCCGAAGGGCATTACGGCGCCGGCGATGTGATCGTCTGGGACCGTGGGGTGTGGATTCCCCAGGACGATCCGGCCAAGGCATACACCAAGGGCCGGCTGAAATTCGAGCTGAAAGGAGAAAAGCTTGGCGGCCTGTGGAACCTCGTGCGCACGCACATGCCGGGCAAGCAGGAGCAGTGGTTTCTGATCAAACATCAAGACAGCGCCGCCAGACCCGACAGCGAATACGACGTGGTCACCGCCGAGCCGGACAGCGTGCTCAGCGACCGCAGCATCGTGGAAAAAAAGCACGGCGCTGAAAAGCCCAAACCGATCAAGAAAGCCCCGGCCAAGGTGCGTAAGGAAAAGTCGACACAACTGACGGGTGCGCGCAAAGCCAAGCTGCCGGAGCTGCTCAAACCTGAACTGGCAACGCTGGTCGAGTCCGCGCCGAGTGGCGAATGGAGCTATGAGATCAAATTCGACGGCTACCGGATCATGGCGCGTATCGACCATGGCAACGTCAAACTCTTCACCCGCAACGGTCACGACTGGACCCACAAATTACCCGGGCAAGCTGAGGCACTGGCAGCGCTGGGTCTGGAGTCGGCCTGGCTCGACGGCGAAATGGTGGTGGCCAACGAGCAGGGCGTTCCGGATTTTCAGGCGCTGCAAAACGCGTTCGATTCCGGCCGAAGTGGCAACATCGTTTACTACCTGTTCGACTTGCCCTACCTCAACGGCGTGGACCTGCGCGAAGTGCCTGTCGAGGAGCGCAGGGCGGCGCTGGCGACCGTGCTCAAGCCCAATGAAAACCCGCTGTTGCGATTCTCCGACGCCTTCGGCGAATCCCCGGAGGCCTTGCTCAACAGCGCCTGTGAAATGCAGATGGAGGGGCTGATCGGCAAACGCCTGGGGTCACCTTACGTGTCTCGGCGCACCAATGACTGGATCAAGCTCAAGTGCAAGCATCGGCAGGAATTCATCGTGGTCGGCTTCACCGACCCCAAAGGCGCGCGCAGTGCCTTTGGCGCGTTGTTGCTGGGGTTGCACGACCGCGACAGCGGTGAATTGCGCTATGCCGGCAAGGTTGGCACCGGGTTCAACGAGGCAACGCTCAAGCGCATTCACGAACAATTGAAACCGCTGCAGACGAAAAAGCCATCGGTGGTCAATCCGCCCAGCGGTTTTGAAGCCAAAGGTGTGCATTGGCTTAAACCCACACTGCTGGCGGAAGTGGCCTTCGCCGAAATGACCAAGGACGGTTCGGTGCGCCACGCCGTGTTCCATGGTTTGCGTGATGACAAGCCTGCCGAAGACATCACCGAGGAGTTGCCGAAAACCGTGAACACTTCAGCCTCGAAAGCAGCGAAGAAGAAATCCGTCGCTGAGAAGCCTGACACCGCCGCCCCAAAAACCGCCCCGTCGACTGCTGCGCCGTCGCAGATCGGCCTGGCCGGTGGCAAGGTGCGCATCACGCACCCGGACCGGGTGATCGACGCCAGCAGCGGCACCACCAAGATGCAACTGGCGGAGTACTACGCCAGCGTCGCCGAGTGGATTTTGCCGCAACTCAAGGACCGGCCCGTGGCATTGGTGCGCGCACCGGACGGGATCGCCGGCGAACTGTTCTTTCAGAAGAACGCCGAACGCCTGGCCATTCCGGGGATTGTGACCCTGGACAAGGAGCTGACGGGCCAACCGGTGATGATCATCAACAACGCCAAAGCACTGATCGGCGCGGTGCAGATGAGTACGGTGGAACTGCACACCTGGAACGCCACGTCAGTCGATCTGGATAGACCTGATCGCTTTGTCCTCGATCTCGACCCGGATCCGGCGTTGCCCTGGAAAAGCATGATCGAAGCGACTCAGCTAACCCTCACGGTGCTGGATGAACTGGGCCTCAAGGCGTTTCTCAAAACCAGCGGCGGCAAGGGGATTCACCTGATCGTACCGCTGACCCGCAAACACGGCTGGGACGAGGTCAAGGACTTCAGCCACGCGATTGTCAGTCACATGGCCAAATTACTGCCGGATCGCTTTTCTGCAGTGTCCGGACCGAAAAACCGCGTCGGGCGTATCTTCATCGACTACCTGCGCAACGGTCTGGGCGCCACCACTATTTGCGCCTACGCCGTGCGCACCCGCGAAGGGCTGCCGGTGTCGGTGCCGATCTTTCGGGAAGAGGTTGCCGAGCTCAAGGGCGGCAATCAATGGAACGTGCACAACGTGCATGAACGCCTGGCCGAGATTGGTGACGAACCCTGGGCCGACCTGAAGAAAACCCGACAGACGATTACTGCCGACATGCGGCGGCGGGTGGGGATGAAAAAGTAGTGATTCAGAAGGAAGGCGGCGAGGGTCGCTCGCCGCCTCGACGACTACTGTTTGCCGACTGCGGCAGCCAGCAGCGGAGCCACCTGTTCATCGGTCAATGCCGCGTGGACTTCCATGCTCATGAGGTCGCTCCATTCCAGCACCCACTTCTGTATCGACACCGGATCACTGGCCTCAGCAACGCCAAAACCGCTCGCGCCGCCGACGGCATGCCAGCGCCCCAGCATCTTGACGCCTTCGGGTGGCGCGCCACCGGTCTTGAGAAAACGTTCAATCGTGTTGTTACGATGTTGCGGACTAATGGACCACCTGACGATGAATAACATTTGCCACCTCCTGCTACGGATTGGCACCTTTATGTTCGCGTACCTGGCTGGCGCCGGGGCCACGGTCACGCGTTTTTTTCAGCTCCATCCTGGCTGGCCTGAAACGCTTGCTCCCATGAAAAGGCATAGCAGCGGCCCGCGCTTGGCGTACGACCGCTGATCCTCTTTCAGGCATTTGAAACGAACATATCGGGATAACAGCGCAAACCATCAGGCATCACGCAACAAGTCGTTGGCATTGAGCAACTCGTAGGCAATCTCCGGGCGCTTCTCCAGCCCTCGACGAATCGCTGCCGGAATCGACTGACGGGTTTTACGACACAGACCCGGCAGCTCGCCGAGGGTGATGTTGATGCCGCGCATGGTGCGCACTTCATTGAAGCCCGGGACGATCTCCACACGCAGACCCAACTGTTCGTACATCCGCCGTTGCAGACGCTCCAGATCGCTCAGGCTCTGGAGATTCTCCAGGCGTTCGATCAGGCGCTTTTCTTCCAACCGGGTCAGGCTCAGGATGCGCAAATCCGCGCCGGGGGTTTCCAGCAACGGCTCACGCTCACAGATGCAGGCACCGGGCGGGCAGGGTTGGCGGATCGGAAGAGAGGTCGTCATGGGGCTCAATCATAGAGCGCTATGGTCGGGTTTGCCCATGGGGTTGTTGTGCCGTTGAGCGCGATGTCCACATCCCGGGCTTGCTGGCCTCGGCTATGTGTTATCGCGGCTCTTGTATTTCGTACCAAGACGCTTTCGAGGATACGCAGGCATGTTTCTGCTTTTCGGCCAGGAATGGCGTATCCAGCGTACCTGTCGCGACCGAAATCCAGTCTGGAAACGATCCTTTCGAATCAGACCAGAACAACGAGGAGCCACAGTTGGAGCAGAACTGTCGCGTAACGCCTTCGGACGATTGATAGCCCTTGAGCGTCTCTGCGCTCGCCATGATCGAAACCGCTGACCTGGGGACGCTGGCATACAGATAGGAGGGTGGGGTTTGGGGAATGGTTGCTTTCGACTGTGGATTCAACCGGTTTCTGAAGCCATCCAGATCAAAAAATTACGCAACTGAGCTGTAAACTCTTTTGGCTTGGCGTACGGGTTCCTTGCCTGGGACAAGAAAAAAAACATCTGCATTCTCATACACGGGTAATGCTGAACAAACAGCTCGACATGTTCTTCCAGTGTTTGCGGCCACATCAGCTCCTGTTCAGAGCGAAGTACTTGAGTTGACCGGATGAGTTTGCGCGAGGCTTCGCGTTGCAAGCGTAGCGATTGCGTCGGTGTCGCCGCCTGATCGATAAGATCGGCATACCGGGTCAGTACGGATTCGAAGTCACCATTTATGGCAATGGCGATATCACGCGACGGCTTGAACCGGTCGAAGCGCCTGGTCAGATCATTGCCCCATAAGCAACGACAGTGATGCTTGAGCCAATACCCCCAGCTCAATCGATTGTCAGCCGCCAATACTTCAGAACGACTACCGATATCGAAATCGATCTTGATGACTTCGGTATGCCGACTTTCCAGCGTGCGCCTTTTCGACTCCAGCATTTCCAGATCCTGCGACGCAGGAGGGCTGTGCAGGATAAGGGTTAGATCCAGGTCGGAAACCCCCGGCACGGCGTCGCCTCTAGCGACGCTGCCATAAAGATAAATCCCGTCGAGCAGAGGTTCCGACCGAGTGAGCGTCATGCAAACATCCACCAGCAAATCCTGAAACTGTGGCTGCACTTCGACGTTGGGCACGGTGAGGATATAACCGTCTGCATCAATGCCACCAGGATGGAATCGTTCCATGAAGCCGTCCGTGAGTTGTGTTCAGAGAGGTATTTTAACAGAGCCAATAGTGTCGGCTTCTGGCCCAGAGTGTGTAAAAACGCTCATGGCCTCATCGTCTTGGATCATCGACCTTCGTTGGTCCGCTGTCTGCACGTTGTAGCCGACGATTCCGGTGCCGCGCGTCATTATGGAGCGAGCGTCTGGATCGGTCAGTGAGACCTGTTTATCCGGCGATTCATTGAGCTGGATTTCGATCGCTTGAAGCTCCTTCATTTGAGTTTTGAGCTTGGCGATTTTCTCTTCCAGCCGCACGGCGCGGGGCTCGGAAACTGTTGGTTCTTGCCGATCGGCAGCATCGAGTGCCGCCAGGTAACGGTTGATACTCGATTCAATTTCTTCCATTCGCCGCTTCAGTTTGGCGCTGGTGAAATTGCGGTCACGGTTGTTGACTGCCTTGAATTTACTGCCATCGATGGCGACCAGATGTTCTCCGAACAGTCCCAACTGCTGACACAGCACAACGAACTGGCGACAGACGCCTCGGATGGCCTTGCTGTTATCTTTTCGGAAGTTGGCGATGGTCTTGAAGTCCGGCATCAAACGCCCGGTCAACCACATCAGCTCAATGTTGCGTTGAGCTTCTCGTTCCAGCCGCCGGCTCGACTGAATGCGGTTGAGGTAGCCGTAGATGTAGATCTTCAGCAGGATTGCAGGGGGGTAAGCCAGCCGGCCTGTGTCAGCAGGAATAGCACCATCAAAACCCAGATTGACCAGGTCGAGTTCATCGACAAAGACGTCGACTACGCGCACCGGATTGGTATCGCTGACGTAGTCGTCGAGGCTTTCGGGAAGTAAGGTGCTTTGGTCTCGATGTTCACCTTGGATAAAGCGCTTCATGGGCGATCCTTGCGATGAAATCCCCACAAGGGTTCAAGAAAGCGTTTTTACACACTCTGGACCCATAGCGGTCATCAGTAAGCGTCGTCCTGTAGTGGACGGTATCCCGCAGGCAGCGACTGTAATTGACCAGCGCGCATTTTCCAGGCGCGGTTGATCGGGCTCTCAGGCTTCAATGCAAGGCGCTCGGCAACCAGTGCCTCGGCAAGTGTGCGGTTGCCAAGACGAATAGCGGCTTCGGTCAGCGTCCATGAGAAGACATCACGCTGCGCGTGACTACCGCCGAAGCGGTTGGCTTTGGCTCGTAGCGGCATCAACGACGCTATAGCCTGGGCATAATCCCCACGACCAAACGCCACCAACCCTTCGCACGCCGGCACACCAATCTCTCTACTCATCATGGCGTTGGTACCAGTGCCAGCAGCGGCCCGCTTCAGAGTATCCAGTTGCTGAGTTTGTGCACGGCTGTTTCCAGAACCCACGAATGACATCATCGCGTTCACGTCGTTAAAGGCGTAGAAGCCGTCTTCACAACGGGACTCCCATCTTTCGGCCAGTCCTTTCCACCGATCTCCAACGTCATGACCGAGCAGAGAGAGTCTCCAGAGCAGCGCTGATCCATCAAGTAGCTCAAGCGCTTGACCAAATCCACCCGCTGAAATGTCCTCATCAAAGAGACGAAACGCGCCCGCCACATCATTGGCCTCAAGGAGGAATAGCGCTTGGTGCCACCACAAATGGAAGGCAAACATGCTATTGGGAGCCCAAGCACTGGCGCTGGATGAAAGATACTTGGCCCCCTCTTCGCTACGGCCCTGCATTTCCATGACATGGGTGACGGCATGCACTGCCCAGCCATCCTGCGGGTTCAAGGCAACAGCCTCGCGCCCCTGCTCTTCGGCCTGCCGATAATCCCCTGCCTCTTCCAGGCCAAAGGCATACATCCCTTTCACAAAGCCAAAGCCAGGAATCTGGTTATCCCAGCGCGGCATCACACGAGCCACGCGATCACGCAGCATGTGCGAGTAACCTAGATAGAAGTCGCCCAAATGGGCGAATTGCAATGCCAGCAGATCGCGGGGGTGCTCCATCGAAACACGCCCCCAGGTTTCGATTGCCCGCTCCCAGTCGCCGTCGAACCAAGCGCGTACGGCATGGATATGCTGCCGCTCGCGATCATTCGCTTTCGGTGCCAACCGCTCTGCCGCGTCCAAACTTTTGAACAGCTCTGAGTCAAATGCTTTGTCGGTCGCAGTCGCAATCGCGCCAGCACGAAAGGCGTAGGCCAGCGCAAAATCCGGGTGCTCCGCGATAATTTTGTCAGCCGCAGCCAGAGGATCGGCCTGGTAGGCATGCAGCAAGTCGCAAGCTCTATCCAGAGCATCGATTGCCTCCTGCGAGCCATAGGAAACAGGATTGCCACGCTTGTCGCGTTTGCTCATGGTTTCCTCCTGACCACGCCCTAAGGGCATAAATGATCGAGATATGAAGGTCGCTCTCGATTGTCTCCCCGAATTTGGCTCAGAGACACTTTTCCGACGAAACGTGAATAGCCGCTTATGGCCGTTTTCTGCCTGTCACCACCGGCAGCTTATGGGATGAAAGCCTCCTCTGACGACTCGACTGCGTCGGCCAAAACCCATTGCTTGCGGCACGGAACCTCTCATCTTTGGCATGACCCACACGTCCACATTTTCAAATGTTTAGCTTCGAAGCAGGAAAGGCGTCACCCTCCCTAATCGACACGGCGAGACGTGTGAACTGCGGCAAGCGGCTTCCAACTAGCGATTCGTCTCACCAGGGTCTGTTGACGTTTCACTCCGAACCGCCGCGATCAGGGAAACACGACCGTCGCCGCGAGATACAGCAGCAACGCCAGCAGCAATACCACGGTGAAGCCCAAGTGGATCGCCAGCAGGGTCGCCAGCACGGCCGCCACCACCGATACGCTGGCGTTGATGCCCCAGGCGATCGGCACCAGTGCTTCGGCGCGCGCGGAGACGCGCCCCAGTCCGAGCGGAAACGGCATGCCCATGGCGAACGCCAGCGGCGCTACCAGTGCGGCGCAGATGCCGAACCTGGCGAAGGTCTGCACCGGCGCCAGCAGCTGGAACAACGGGGGCAGGGCGATCAGGTAGAGCAGGGCGATCGCGCAGATCGCCAGGACTGGCCGCGCGAGCGGATGATGGGACCCCTCACCACTTCCGATGTCCCCCCGCCGCCGGCCGGAGTAACGGCTGCCGAGGCCAGCGAAGATCAGGAACGCGCTGAGCGTTACCGCCACCGAATACAACGGGTGGCTGAGGAAAAGGGTGAACTTCTGGATGAAGGCGATTTCCACGAACATGAAGGCGAAGCCGATGGCGGCGAAGTAGGACACGACTCGAAGTTCGAACCTGGCCAACGTCGCACTCCGACAGTGCCGCTGGCGCCGCCGCGCCACCCATAGCGGTGCCAGTATCAGCAGCACGGCGGCCACGCTGGACTGCAGCAGCGTGGCGATCAGCACCGGATAGCCCCACTCCAGCATTGACAGGCCGCCCTGCGCCTTCAGCTCCAGCAGTTCCGGCAGCGAGCGCCACTTGAAGAAGTGGAAGAAATACGGCCGGTCATCCATGGTCGGACGCACGTCGAACTTGTAGCGTGCCAGGAACTCCGCGCGCTCGCCGGACAGCAGGGCCTGCGCCGCTTCGAAGAACCAGGGCCGGTCGAGCAGGTTGTAGCGGTTCGCCTCGGCCACGGTCATTCCGGGGTAGTAGGCCAGGTCGAAGGAGCGCGCCCGGCAGAACTCCCGCAGCACGGCGATGCCGGCGTCGTCGAAATCCCTGTTGCTGACCAGCAGCGTCGCAGTCTTCCAGCCGCGGATCATGACGATGCGGCGCGCCGCGCTGGCCTGCCCGTCGCGCTCGATGGCCGCGGCCGCGGTGGCCAGGAGCCTGGGAACATCGCGGGGCGGCAGTGTGACCCAGCGGGTGATGGCCAACAGGCCGCCGGGCGCGAGATGGTGCAGGTATTCGGCGAAGGCATCCACCGTGTACAGGTAGTTCTCGGACAGCGCATGCAGGCCGCCAGAGGCAGTGCCGAAGGAGTCCAGTAGGGCGATCTGGATCAGGTCGTAAGGCTCTCCGCGCGAAGCCACCAGACCGCGCGCCTCGCCGATCAGCACACGGACGTTAGGCGCGCTGTACGGCTTGCCGGAGAAGTCGGCGAAGCGGCGCTGGACCAGATCGATCACCTGCGGGTTCAGTTCGATGGCATCCACCGCGCTGGCGCCGTGGTAGATCGCCTGCAGCACATCGGCGCCGGCGCCGCTGCCCAGCACCAGCACGCGGGGTTGTCGCAGCAGGTGATAGGGCAGAGCCGAGGTCAGGTAGTCAA is a genomic window containing:
- a CDS encoding NfeD family protein, which produces MNSHWWCRLLLLIVLIGLPAGSTTAAGSVVVLTVNDAIGPASADYVERGLARAVTEGAQLVVIRLDTPGGLDTSMRLIIKAILASPLPVASFVAPSGARAASAGTYILYASHIAAMTPGTNLGAATPVQIGGLPGTAPESPDPPTTDKNSPREQQDTLTRKQINDAAAYIRGLAQLRGRNADWAEQAVRESLSLSAHEALKLKVVDYVANDVADLLKQLDGKSLNVAGQTLRLSTAGAALIDRPPDWRTQLLAVITNPSVALLLIMFGVYGLIFEFMNPGSGVGGVLGGICLLLGLYALQLLPVNYAGVGLILLGIAFMIAEAFLPSFGVIGFGGVVAFVVGAVILIDTDVPGFGIPLTLIIGMALISALLLMTLVGMALKARRRALVSGDAGLVGSLATVTGLLPGLPMSGWVQLQGEKWQVQSNLPLHLGQQVRVVARTGVMLDVIALDETPPREG
- the ligD gene encoding DNA ligase D, whose amino-acid sequence is MEKPLEKYRDMRDFEESPEPPGIAKPARGKRKGQAHALQYCIQKHDASHLHYDFRLELDGVLKSWAVPKGPSLDPKVKRLAIHVEDHPLDYATFEGTIPEGHYGAGDVIVWDRGVWIPQDDPAKAYTKGRLKFELKGEKLGGLWNLVRTHMPGKQEQWFLIKHQDSAARPDSEYDVVTAEPDSVLSDRSIVEKKHGAEKPKPIKKAPAKVRKEKSTQLTGARKAKLPELLKPELATLVESAPSGEWSYEIKFDGYRIMARIDHGNVKLFTRNGHDWTHKLPGQAEALAALGLESAWLDGEMVVANEQGVPDFQALQNAFDSGRSGNIVYYLFDLPYLNGVDLREVPVEERRAALATVLKPNENPLLRFSDAFGESPEALLNSACEMQMEGLIGKRLGSPYVSRRTNDWIKLKCKHRQEFIVVGFTDPKGARSAFGALLLGLHDRDSGELRYAGKVGTGFNEATLKRIHEQLKPLQTKKPSVVNPPSGFEAKGVHWLKPTLLAEVAFAEMTKDGSVRHAVFHGLRDDKPAEDITEELPKTVNTSASKAAKKKSVAEKPDTAAPKTAPSTAAPSQIGLAGGKVRITHPDRVIDASSGTTKMQLAEYYASVAEWILPQLKDRPVALVRAPDGIAGELFFQKNAERLAIPGIVTLDKELTGQPVMIINNAKALIGAVQMSTVELHTWNATSVDLDRPDRFVLDLDPDPALPWKSMIEATQLTLTVLDELGLKAFLKTSGGKGIHLIVPLTRKHGWDEVKDFSHAIVSHMAKLLPDRFSAVSGPKNRVGRIFIDYLRNGLGATTICAYAVRTREGLPVSVPIFREEVAELKGGNQWNVHNVHERLAEIGDEPWADLKKTRQTITADMRRRVGMKK
- a CDS encoding DUF3303 domain-containing protein, which codes for MLFIVRWSISPQHRNNTIERFLKTGGAPPEGVKMLGRWHAVGGASGFGVAEASDPVSIQKWVLEWSDLMSMEVHAALTDEQVAPLLAAAVGKQ
- a CDS encoding nucleotidyltransferase domain-containing protein, with the protein product MERFHPGGIDADGYILTVPNVEVQPQFQDLLVDVCMTLTRSEPLLDGIYLYGSVARGDAVPGVSDLDLTLILHSPPASQDLEMLESKRRTLESRHTEVIKIDFDIGSRSEVLAADNRLSWGYWLKHHCRCLWGNDLTRRFDRFKPSRDIAIAINGDFESVLTRYADLIDQAATPTQSLRLQREASRKLIRSTQVLRSEQELMWPQTLEEHVELFVQHYPCMRMQMFFFLSQARNPYAKPKEFTAQLRNFLIWMASETG
- a CDS encoding tetratricopeptide repeat protein, producing the protein MSKRDKRGNPVSYGSQEAIDALDRACDLLHAYQADPLAAADKIIAEHPDFALAYAFRAGAIATATDKAFDSELFKSLDAAERLAPKANDRERQHIHAVRAWFDGDWERAIETWGRVSMEHPRDLLALQFAHLGDFYLGYSHMLRDRVARVMPRWDNQIPGFGFVKGMYAFGLEEAGDYRQAEEQGREAVALNPQDGWAVHAVTHVMEMQGRSEEGAKYLSSSASAWAPNSMFAFHLWWHQALFLLEANDVAGAFRLFDEDISAGGFGQALELLDGSALLWRLSLLGHDVGDRWKGLAERWESRCEDGFYAFNDVNAMMSFVGSGNSRAQTQQLDTLKRAAAGTGTNAMMSREIGVPACEGLVAFGRGDYAQAIASLMPLRAKANRFGGSHAQRDVFSWTLTEAAIRLGNRTLAEALVAERLALKPESPINRAWKMRAGQLQSLPAGYRPLQDDAY
- a CDS encoding polyamine aminopropyltransferase produces the protein MHSPPLLALALLSASALGYEVLLLRLLSIIQWHHFAYMMISVALLGYGAAGTAVALARPVLAPRFHGVFIGGAVLFGLSAIACFSLAQQVPFNPLEILWDPRQSARLLMIYLLLFVPFFCAAVCICLTFTCYQEQIHRIYAFDILGAGMGSLAIIAALFALTPVDALRLLGGTGIAAGALAGMACTGHRHWLAPLLLVAAVAVPAGVPARWIALSPSEYKELSQTLRIKDARAIAQTWSPLGLLTVVDSPTIPLRHAPGLSLNATQEPPAQLAIFTDGDGLSVLNRYDGRREPLAYLDYLTSALPYHLLRQPRVLVLGSGAGADVLQAIYHGASAVDAIELNPQVIDLVQRRFADFSGKPYSAPNVRVLIGEARGLVASRGEPYDLIQIALLDSFGTASGGLHALSENYLYTVDAFAEYLHHLAPGGLLAITRWVTLPPRDVPRLLATAAAAIERDGQASAARRIVMIRGWKTATLLVSNRDFDDAGIAVLREFCRARSFDLAYYPGMTVAEANRYNLLDRPWFFEAAQALLSGERAEFLARYKFDVRPTMDDRPYFFHFFKWRSLPELLELKAQGGLSMLEWGYPVLIATLLQSSVAAVLLILAPLWVARRRQRHCRSATLARFELRVVSYFAAIGFAFMFVEIAFIQKFTLFLSHPLYSVAVTLSAFLIFAGLGSRYSGRRRGDIGSGEGSHHPLARPVLAICAIALLYLIALPPLFQLLAPVQTFARFGICAALVAPLAFAMGMPFPLGLGRVSARAEALVPIAWGINASVSVVAAVLATLLAIHLGFTVVLLLALLLYLAATVVFP